tatttaagattaaattgatgacttcaaatctttatttgagataagATCAACTTTAGaccctcttttgaaaaaaaaacaatttatctTCAACCCcttatttaaatttttccaaaacaGCAAGATTCATCCTTGTACTCCAACTAAATTAACCCCAATAAACTTACAAAAGGGGATGCGGATACGGAGTGCTAAAATTTGACATGGGAGGATACTTGAGTGCCAAAAATTcgaaaatgtatacttaagtgccaaatgcCGACGTGTCATTTTTCCAACTAGACAAGACAtggaaagaaaagcaaaacggcgtcgttttgctttagatttgaattttaacataaataaaaattaaattaaattcaaaactaaatttaagaactaaatttcaatattattttagaaaaaatgtAGAAGAAAATTGCAGAAGGCGAGGGCTGTGCAAGCCCTTACCGCTACCTCTCCATTGTTGCTAGCTCTTTctggtgattttttttataaatataaatattttaatttagttaatatatatatatatatatattataaaaaagacaaaacaacatcatttttattctttgttgCTGACTTAGCTCTTTGGCATACCACGTAGGTGagttatattataaaaaaaaaaaaaaaaaaagtatgtaGAATTTTCAGCCACCTTTGCCAAACTTTGACACTCGGGtgttcaatttaaaaaaaaaaaaacttaagtgtacttttctGAACTTTTGATATCTATCCCTTGTATTAAATTTTGGCACTCCAAATGTGCTTTAGCCTTTACAAAAGCATACAGCTTTACTTTACTAGTCCTTCCCCCGAAAGCATGAAGCTGTTAATGGATTCATCCTTCTTTGGAGCGGGGGGCGACTCCTCGAACGTGCGCTTTTCTCCAACTTTGCGATTTGACTTATTGATCCGCCGGTTGACCCGCTTATTCATCCGCTGGTTGAGCCGGCGCGCTTATTCATCCGCTGGCGGACCAGGTTATTCATCCACTGGTGGATCCGCTGGAGGACCCGGTTATTTATCCGCCGCTCGTGGATCCGCTCGTCGATCCGCTCGTCGATCCCCTCGCCGAGCAACTTGATCCACTCGCCGAGCAACTTGATCCGCTCGCCGAGCTTCTTAGTCATCGTGGACTCATCTCCCTCCGCCTCGCCCTTCCTTTCTCCTTGTGGATCTTTCTTCTCCATGGCCTTggccacgagagagagagaaggtgaaaACGAGAGAAACATATAATTACATCCTCTTTGTGAAAATATGTCAATAAAATCGCCAATTCTTTTGTatttaaagatttgatttttcttctgaGACTAATAAAAGACATGATTTTCGTTCCGAGActaatcaaataattaattaaccaCAAAAGTGAGCCGTTGAGGGTAGAAATTGATGAGAAGCAATGGCTATATTGCGATTGGACCAATGATGAACAAGAggctaatttttattttataaacagTAGAGTACAGTTTGAATTTAAAGGAAACTCATCATAAGAAAGTAattaaattgaaagaaacatgcGACTATGAAAGCAATCAACAGCAATTTTGTCTATCTAGTGAAAATGGTgtggatttagtcatataaAGTGGTGAAAATAGCATCATCCATTTTTTATAGGCACATTTTCCTATAGTTGTTATAATTCATTAATGAGTTATGATCATTTGTGGCATGTTTATTTGTGGAGAGAATAACAACACAAATGCTATAACTTTTGTACGGCGTTCACTTGAATGACATAAATGGCATTTTCGACAAATCATCTtacgtgaattttttattaaccaCTCCAATGTggactttttgaaatttttgaatttttttattaattggtTATGCGCTAACAATGCCATGACCCACCACCCCATGGAACgcgcttaagatcccgtgcgaCTTTTCAAAATTGTCGAACTCTCCGTGAGCGGTAGGTATTATGGGGAGCTCTTATCCAACTAAGCCACCGCAGACAGTGGTATTTTTACCCCCTTTATTTGTGCTTAAGCAAAAGCGAAAAGCAACATTTTGCTTTCTCATATAATTCAAAAGActgatatcacaaaaaatcctaaattggtatctCATGCCACGTATAAACCAAAGTAGGCTTTGTGTTAGAAAAACTCTCAAACTAGTACAACTATACTGCATTTGCCTCGAACTAATATTTTCGTCATAAAATATCTTAAACCGATACACCTGTGTCACCTTTATCCCATACTAACGTAAATCTAGGAATTTGTGTAGGTAAATGTAATGGCACAGGTATACTAGCGATTTTTGACGATTTTTCAACACAAATTAATTTGGGACATTAATTTGGGTATACgtaccggtttgagattttttgtgaaacattaatttatcagttttgggtttttttatgGCATTAACCCAAATTTTTACCTGAAGTTCAAAAGATTATAATAGAAAACTTATATGTCAATTGActtattaaaattatatatcgTGAAAATTCCAAGTACTACGACTTAGAAAAAATCATCGCGTACCTGCTGTGAGTCTTCATCATTGCCTTCACCTACATGCAGCTTCCCCAGGGATGATCTTATTTCTTGTAGACcttgaatatttttaatctCCCTGCATCGGCggatttctaaaattttcagcaTCTTCAGATTTGATATGTTAGGCAACTTTCGGAGATGATCACAGTCCGAAAGCTTCAAACTTATCAAGGAAGTTAACTGGCCGAGCCCTTCAAGGTTCCGTATTTCGCAGTGAGATATATCTATTATCTCCAGGGCTCCTAGCTCTCCAAGCCCTTCAACCTCTCTAACTGCAGAGTGTGAGAGCCGTAATTCGTTCAAACTTTTCAAACATTGGACGGTCGGCAATCTTTTCAATGACAAACAGCCTCGAACTGACAAGAATGACAGTGTTGATGGAAGCTGCTGTATTCTCCTGAGGTTTGCACCTGACACGACAAGTTTTGTGAGCTGAGGGAGACATTTGTCCCTCAAGCGAAGGTCCGTGATCCGTGAATGAGACAATTCCAACACCTTCAGTCTCAGAAACCTTTTGGGccaaagaaaggagagaaccaCCCCCCTGGTCAGGATGGAATTCATCACCCTCTGCGTTGAGGGTAGTTTTAGTTCCTCGGGATCTTCATCTCCAAGGCACAACTCTTCCAATTTTGTCAAGTTGTCAATGAATGGCACAGCCTTCATGCTCCTAGAGATCACACGCAAGCGAGTCAAACCAGAGGGTAGTATTGGCAATGCTTCAATCCTGTCGCAGTTCAGTAAATCGAGGGTCTGAAGACAGCAAAGTGACTGGATGCACGGCGGCAAGCTAGAAATACGAGTATATCCTAGAACCAACATTCTCAGTGATTTCAATTCCCCGATATCACTCGGAATGTCCCCTTCCAAGCTCCTACATCGCAAGGCATGCATCTCCTCGAGGTTGGTTAGCCTTCCAATATCACGAGGGAATTCTCTTGTGAAACAGGAGTCCATTTTCAGTACTTTCAAGCCCCGCAGGTTCATGATCGAACCTGGCAAATCGCAAATGCCTGTCCCTGACAGATCCAACTCAATTAATGATCTTCCCAAATTGCCAATTGAGTCTGGAAGCTCCCCGAGACAGTGGCAGTTTCTCAAAGATAATTGCTTCAGTTGCACCAGCTCTCCAATTGAGTCAGGTAGTTCAACAAATTTCGCACCATCCAGCAAGAGCACAGAAAGAGCTTCCAGCTGACCCATTGATTGGGGCAGGCCACTCAGAGAGAAGCAATTAGAGGCACTGAGAATTTTGAGTTTCTTCATATTGGCTAGGGTGCTGGGAATTTCCTTTATAGAGGTTCCATCAATTAGAAgctctttcatttctttcatatCATTAAGTTCTTTTGGCAGCATGCTGAGTTCACTGCAGAACTTCAAATTCAGGGTGACTAAGAACTTTAGATGAGTAATTGAAGCATCAATCTTCACTAGTCGAGAACAATGCTCGAGAATCAATGTCTCCAACTTCTCAAGACCAGAGAAATCAGGAGTCGTCAGTAGGCTAGTACACCCCGTAAGGTTTAGATTCCTCAACTGTGGCAtctgcaaaacaaaagaaatgtctAGATAGAGTTGACTTCAAATTGAATCAAGCCAAAAAGTCTGTTCATAGTTACCTTAATTTGACTCCACCCTTTCCAGTCATGCACAACCTTACTCCATGATAAATCAAGAATGACTAGCTCTTTCAGATGCAGGTCACAAGCTCCAAAGGTCTCAGTGCACACTTGCCAATCAAGCCACCTTAAATTCGATAGGGAATTCTTAGAGTCTCCTATGATTCTGGCTTTACCCAATTTGAGATACCTTAGGTATGGCAGAAGTTCAAATTCTTCACATGTAAAGCAGTCATGGCAAACATTATCATACTTGAGATTGAGGGCTCGGACCCTTTTAGCTCCCTGCAAATGAAAGGATAAGTAAATGCATAAATATCGTTCTCACGTGTCATTAGACGTCCATCTGCACTTCTTTAAGTGAATTTTATTTGACTTGCTCAACTCAAGAAATCATTATCACTCCCAGGCGTACCTTTCTTTCCTTCAACATGGATACTGCATCCACATGATTCCATAGCCTACTGCGCCTTTCAGGCCTTTTGGGATCTTCATTCTTGACAATTTGCTGACAAAGATTTCTCAGCTTATTATGCATCCatagtttattattttctcCAACTTGCACCAAAGACATGTCCAGCAAAACGTTGATTCCTTGAAGAGGATCATAGCCACAAGCACACCACATGGAAAAGGGATTGGCAATATCCTTTCCAACAAAGAAACATGCTATATCCAGTAATATTTCTTTGGTCTCATAGTTAAGAAACTCAAAGCTTGCCATCAACACGCGTTCAACTGGATCGACATGCTTTCTCATTATCTTCAAGGTATGTTGCCATAAACTTGTGGGCACTGTGCATAAAAGAGGAGCTAGAACCTCAATCGCTAAAGGAATTCGTCCAGTTAGAGATATAATTTCATCAAACAGAGAATCATATCCCTCTGGGAATGGCAGGATATGAGAAGCATGCCtctgaaagagaaaaagagctTGATCAGGTTTCAGAGGTTCGACTTCATATCTTTCTGCCACTTCAGGGACATTAATAAGACCATAATCACGCATGGTCACAATGATCCTACTTCTTGGACCAAACCAACTGAGCTTCCCAATGAATGGTTCAAGTTGATGATAATGACCGACATCATCAAGGATAATAAGAACTCTCGTGCTATGAAATCTATGTCTGATGATGTGTGCACCTTCTTCACAAGTAAACATTGGGCAGCTTCGCTTTAGCAGGTCGGAAATTAACTGATTTTGCAAAGACTTGAGTCCTTCAGATTGTGTGAACCTCTCTCGAACGTCCTCAAGATAGCTACAGCCATCAAAGAGAGAAGCGATGGCTTTATAAACAACCTTTGCAATAGTTGTCTTGCCAACCCCACTAGTGCCATAGATTCCAACTACTCGGACATCCCCACCATGTAACCCAACTGATTGTTCATCTCTATAGTATACGCCAAGCTTTGTCATAACCTTTTGAACTCGATCCTGAATTCCAACCAAATTCTCCTCAACATCCTGCTTACCAAACAGTTGCAGCACATCTAAGAGGAGTAGCTTTAAAAGCTTGTAATTAGACCTGCTAAATTTGAATTAGGGATAGGAGTAGCAATTAAGAAACAAGATGGcagttggaaagaaaaaaccaGAAAGGAGTTAAATTATACACTCAATTGGGCCGGCGGAAATAAGCAATTCACGAAAAGAGCGAAGGACAGATAGGTCGTGACTAATAATCTTGTGAGTGTAAAGATAGCAGACGGCATGTTCACTCAAAACCATTCTTCTCACTGTCAGAAGACTATGAATCCTATATAGATAAGGTCCTAAGAAAATATCAAGTGAAATCAGCTAAATCGAATTACCAAGAATTGTTGTCTGCAGAGTAAAATCTGTCCCGATCCCCAAGCTCACGAAGAGCTCTTCCCCATGCATCGATTGTCCTGCCATCCATTCCCTTCATCTCGTGCTCCTTCAAGGATATTTCAAAAGAACCCCTGACGAGTCGCACATCCGAGGGATCTACgtcataaaaaatgggaatgATCGTTCGGCCATTTGTTCTTCTGCACTCCAACATTAGACCCAACTCCACGAGGCAGCTTTCGGAGGAAGCGTAGCCTTTGGAGATGATTGGAATCAATACGTTGGATCGCCTGATCACTTCAACTAGGTCTTCCCCTTCAGGCAGCTTTTTGCCATCTCCAAAGACCGAAATCCCGGATCTCGTGAGTTGAACGATCAGGAAGTCTATAAATGCATCAGGGATGTCCGGTCCTCTGTTGAAACTCAAGAAAACACGCAACTCTTTCTTAGCGAAGGTAGAGATCGACAAGGGGGATCGTACCTGTAGAAAAGAAAGaggcgtttggtaacatttgtgtttaaaaattgttccaaaacagaaatagaaaaaaaaagtgtttctattccaagaaataattttttaataaaaaacgtgtttggtaaacttatttcaagaataaaaaaatgaatagaaacacattcggtaaatttgtataatttgtataattttattttttatatttttttcttattttcttatttatttttccttattttctttttttcttcttttggctggtcgccggcctccgccatggccgacgagggccggcagccttgcccagccacggtgaggctcgccggccccagcGAGGTTGAACTCGCCCAAgcggccggcaaggctcggcctcgccggatctcgagcaagatcgagctcgcccaactcggtgcgaggtcggcctcgccttggccgggcgagccggccgccgggcgagctcgcccagccaaggtgaggccgagcttcgctaggggctggcgacgctcggctcgccgggggccggcgacgccgggcgaggtcgctagccaaagaaaaaaaaaaaaaaaaagaagaacaaaaagagaaaacaaaaagaagaagaaaagaaagtgtttctaaattttgtttcaaaaacaaaaaacaactttttttgttttaacatttcatttccagatgtgtttctgggaacaaaaaaataaatttggaacaaaaacgcacacaaacacgtttatgttcctttttgttcccaaaaaaaaaaaaaattattcaaaaacagaaaaaagaaatgcaaacaaacgcagccttagtaAACATAATTCAAATGGGAAGCATAAATTGACATCACGCACCTCCTCCCTCGCTGTAATGGCGCGGTCCCGCTTTGGCGTTACTAACAGGAGGACTAACAGGAGGACCAAGGCGAGGAGAGCAATCCAAGTCAAATATACAATCTCGATGCTCAGAAGACGAAGTGCTAAACACCCAAGCATGCCCATGCTGTACACTCGCAGCAGCTCGGCCGCGCCGGTGAATTTCCACCAAGGGCTGACATAGAGCACCAATAACGCGACCCAGACCACGATGAAGGAAACCAGCGTCTCCGCGCTTCGGTTCCTTAACACCGTGGAGAAGGCCAAAACCAAAAGAGCTTGCACCATCAGCTTGGCCAGGCCTGCGTCCCTCCTCCTGAGTAGGCCGTGTAAGGCGGATACAACCACCCAAACCTCGAGCGCCAACACCAACCACTTCACCTCCGGATCAAGCAACGTAAGACGCACAGCCGCGACCGCCATTTTCACAAGCATGGACAACGATAGAggattcatctctctctctctctctctctctctctctctctctctctctctgtgtcgtGCGGGCATCTAAAAAGAGGGGATTGCTTGGTTGCAGAAATGGGTAGAGACGATCGTTGACTCGGACTTCTCTTGCAAGTCTTTGTCCCCGGGGggtcataaaaatgaaaaaataaaatgaaaactaaaGTAGACTATGATTTATGCGAAACCCGACGATTAATGCAAAGAGAGGTGTGAATGTGCCGTGATCTAagctgttctttttctttttctttttcaaataatatttgagaTGGGTTCTTTCCAGATTCTGTAGGACTGAATTTAcacctcccttttttttttccggtacGTAGACAGAATCACCTTATTCCCATATGATGCCGGGTAGGCTTATTTAGGCTTAGCCTCACCAAGCCAATTGACTTAGAATCTATTTGTTAACTTGACTAATAATAAttgattctatttttattttcgaaaaaaaatccatttgacaatttttttgtttttgagaataaatttatttccgataatagatttagaacataattagaaaatgaaagaaaattgcTTGCGTGTTCTAGGAAACAAATCCATAATCAAGTccagtcatttttctttttctctcttttctttcttattttcttattctctcttcttcttcctcccagcCGTTCACCGGTCATCGACATTGACACTACCGTTAGCGATCGCTAACAATCGATTGGGTAAGGTTCGACGAGCTCGCCAAAAGCTTGCTTGGCCATCAAGCCTCGCTGGTGGCCAAGCAAGGCTCGCTAGACCTCACCGAACAAGTGGCCAGAAAAGaccaaatgaaaaagaaaaagagaaaaataagaaatatataataaaagtattaaaactttaaaagaaaaaattgagagacctaccaaatgtatttttattgcaaaataaaattttgagcaGTTACTAGATGCTTTCAAATGTCAGAAAATTGTCCCTaggatcaaaataaaaaagaatcatttataAGCGAAAATTATTATCAGAAACAAAATGATTACTAAGTGCACCCTTAGTTGTTGTTATCTAAGCCTCAAGACAGGCCCACAATTTCCTACCAAACTTTTCTCCCAGGTCGAGTCAACATACATCACTGATGTTGCGTGACCCCGGGGTA
This genomic stretch from Eucalyptus grandis isolate ANBG69807.140 chromosome 3, ASM1654582v1, whole genome shotgun sequence harbors:
- the LOC104439909 gene encoding disease resistance protein RUN1; this translates as MAVAAVRLTLLDPEVKWLVLALEVWVVVSALHGLLRRRDAGLAKLMVQALLVLAFSTVLRNRSAETLVSFIVVWVALLVLYVSPWWKFTGAAELLRVYSMGMLGCLALRLLSIEIVYLTWIALLALVLLLVLLLVTPKRDRAITAREEVRSPLSISTFAKKELRVFLSFNRGPDIPDAFIDFLIVQLTRSGISVFGDGKKLPEGEDLVEVIRRSNVLIPIISKGYASSESCLVELGLMLECRRTNGRTIIPIFYDVDPSDVRLVRGSFEISLKEHEMKGMDGRTIDAWGRALRELGDRDRFYSADNNSWSNYKLLKLLLLDVLQLFGKQDVEENLVGIQDRVQKVMTKLGVYYRDEQSVGLHGGDVRVVGIYGTSGVGKTTIAKVVYKAIASLFDGCSYLEDVRERFTQSEGLKSLQNQLISDLLKRSCPMFTCEEGAHIIRHRFHSTRVLIILDDVGHYHQLEPFIGKLSWFGPRSRIIVTMRDYGLINVPEVAERYEVEPLKPDQALFLFQRHASHILPFPEGYDSLFDEIISLTGRIPLAIEVLAPLLCTVPTSLWQHTLKIMRKHVDPVERVLMASFEFLNYETKEILLDIACFFVGKDIANPFSMWCACGYDPLQGINVLLDMSLVQVGENNKLWMHNKLRNLCQQIVKNEDPKRPERRSRLWNHVDAVSMLKERKGAKRVRALNLKYDNVCHDCFTCEEFELLPYLRYLKLGKARIIGDSKNSLSNLRWLDWQVCTETFGACDLHLKELVILDLSWSKVVHDWKGWSQIKMPQLRNLNLTGCTSLLTTPDFSGLEKLETLILEHCSRLVKIDASITHLKFLVTLNLKFCSELSMLPKELNDMKEMKELLIDGTSIKEIPSTLANMKKLKILSASNCFSLSGLPQSMGQLEALSVLLLDGAKFVELPDSIGELVQLKQLSLRNCHCLGELPDSIGNLGRSLIELDLSGTGICDLPGSIMNLRGLKVLKMDSCFTREFPRDIGRLTNLEEMHALRCRSLEGDIPSDIGELKSLRMLVLGYTRISSLPPCIQSLCCLQTLDLLNCDRIEALPILPSGLTRLRVISRSMKAVPFIDNLTKLEELCLGDEDPEELKLPSTQRVMNSILTRGVVLSFLWPKRFLRLKVLELSHSRITDLRLRDKCLPQLTKLVVSGANLRRIQQLPSTLSFLSVRGCLSLKRLPTVQCLKSLNELRLSHSAVREVEGLGELGALEIIDISHCEIRNLEGLGQLTSLISLKLSDCDHLRKLPNISNLKMLKILEIRRCREIKNIQGLQEIRSSLGKLHVGEGNDEDSQQVRDDFF